A genomic stretch from Eptesicus fuscus isolate TK198812 chromosome 15, DD_ASM_mEF_20220401, whole genome shotgun sequence includes:
- the ZER1 gene encoding protein zer-1 homolog isoform X1: MASDTPESLMALCTDFCLRNLDGTLGYLLDKESLRLHPDIFLPSEICDRLVNEYVELVNAACNFEPHESFFSLFSDPRSTRLTRIHLREDLVQDQDLEAIRKQDLVELYLTNCEKLSAKSLQTLRSFSHTLVSLSLFGCANIFYEEENPGGCEDECLVNPTCQVLVKDFTFEGFSRLRFLNLGRMIDGVPVESLLRPLSALAALDLSGIQTSDAAFLTQWKDSLVSLVLYNMDLSDDHIRVIVQLHKLRHLDISRDRLSSYYKFKLTRKVLSLFVQKLGNLMSLDISGHMILENCSISKMDEEAGQTSTEPSKSSIMPFRALKRPLQFLGLFETSLCRLTHIPAYKVSGDKNEEQVLNAIEAYTEHRPEITSRAINLLFDIARIERCNQLLRALKLVITALKCHKYDKNIQVTGSAALFYLTNSEYRSEQSVKLRRQVIQVVLNGMESYQEVTVQRNCCLTLCNFSIPEELEFQYRRVNELLLSILNPTRQDESIQRIAVHLCNALVCQVDNDHKEAVGKMGFVVTMLKLIQKKLLDKICDQVMEFSWSALWNITDETPDNCEMFLNFNGMRLFLDCLKEFPEKQELHRNMLGLLGNVAEVRELRPQLMTSQFISVFSNLLESKADGIEVSYNACGVLSHIMFDGPEAWGICEPQREEVEERMWAAIQSWDINSRRNINYRSFEPILRLLPQGISPVSQHWATWALYNLVSVYPDKYCPLLIKEGGMPLLKDMIKMATARQETKEMARKVIEHCSNFKEENMDTSR; encoded by the exons ATGGCGTCGGACACTCCCGAGTCCCTGATGGCCCTCTGCACCGACTTCTGCCTGCGCAACCTGGATGGCACCCTGGGCTACCTGCTGGACAAGGAGTCTCTGAGGCTCCATCCAGACATCTTCCTGCCCAGCGAGATCTGTGACCGGCTCGTCAATGA GTACGTGGAGCTGGTCAACGCTGCCTGCAACTTTGAGCCACACGAGAGCTTCTTCAGCCTCTTCTCAGATCCCCGTAGCACCCGCCTCACCCGCATCCACCTCCGCGAGGACCTGGTGCAAGACCAGGACCTGGAAGCCATTCGCAAGCAG GACCTGGTGGAGCTGTACCTGACCAACTGCGAGAAGCTGTCGGCCAAGAGCCTGCAGACACTGCGGAGCTTTAGCCACACCCTGGTGTCCCTGAGCCTCTTCGGCTGCGCCAACATCTTCTACGAGGAGGAGAACCCGGGGGGCTGCGAGGACGAGTGCCTCGTCAACCCCACCTGCCAGGTGCTGGTCAAGGACTTCACCTTCGAGGGCTTTAGCCGCCTTCGCTTCCTCAACTTGGGCCGCATGATTGACGGGGTCCCCGTGGAGTCCCTGCTGCGGCCGCTCAGTGCGCTGGCTGCCTTGGACCTCTCAGGCATTCAGACCAGCGACGCGGCCTTCCTGACCCAGTGGAAAGACAGCCTGGTGTCCCTTGTGCTCTACAACATGGACCTGTCGGACGACCACATTCGTGTCATCGTCCAGCTGCATAAGCTGCG ACACTTGGACATCTCCCGAGACCGCCTCTCCAGCTACTACAAGTTCAAGCTGACTCGCAAGGTGCTGAGCCTCTTTGTGCAGAAGCTGGGGAACCTCATGTCCCTGGACATCTCTGGACACATGATCCTGGAGAACTGCAGCATCTCCAAGATGGATGAGGAAGCAGGGCAGACCAG CACCGAGCCTTCCAAGAGCAGCATCATGCCTTTCCGGGCTCTGAAGAGGCCGCTGCAGTTCCTCGGGCTCTTCGAGACCTCCCTGTGCCGCCTCACGCACATTCCGGCCTacaag GTGAGTGGTGACAAGAACGAGGAGCAGGTGCTGAACGCCATCGAGGCCTACACGGAGCACAGGCCCGAGATCACCTCCCGGGCCATCAACTTGCTCTTTGACATCGCGCGCATCGAGCGTTGCAACCAGCTCCTGCGGGCTCTGAAG ctggtcatcacagccctCAAGTGCCACAAGTATGACAAGAACATTCAAGTGACAGGCAGCGCCGCCCTCTTCTACCTGACGAATTCCGAGTACCGCTCCGAGCAGAGTGTCAAGCTGCGCCGCCAGGTCATCCAGGTGGTGCTCAATGGCATGGAATCCTACCAGGAGGTGACG GTCCAGCGGAACTGCTGCCTGACCCTCTGCAACTTCAGCATCCCCGAGGAGCTGGAGTTCCAGTACCGCCGGGTCAACGAGCTCCTGCTCAGCATCCTCAACCCCACTCGGCAGGACGAGTCGATCCAGCGCATCGCCGTGCACCTGTGCAACGCCCTGGTCTGCCAGGTGGACAATGACCACAAGGAGGCCGTGGGCAAGATGGGCTTCGTTGTG ACCATGCTGAAGCTCATCCAGAAGAAGCTGCTAGACAAGATA TGTGACCAGGTCATGGAGTTCTCCTGGAGCGCTCTCTGGAACATCACGGACGAGACGCCCGACAACTGCGAGATGTTCCTCAACTTCAACGGCATGAGGCTCTTCCTGGACTGCCTGAAG GAATTCCCCGAGAAGCAGGAACTACATCGGAACATGCTGGGACTCTTGGGAAATGTGGCGGAGGTGAGGGAGCTGCGGCCCCAGCTAATGACTTCCCAGTTCATCAGTGTCTTCAG CAATCTGCTGGAGAGCAAGGCCGATGGGATTGAGGTTTCCTACAATGCCTGCGGCGTCCTGTCCCACATCATGTTTGATGGGCCCGAGGCCTGGGGCATCTGCGAACCCCagcgggaggaggtggaggagcgCATGTGGGCAGCCATCCAGAGCTGGGACATCAACTCCCGGAGAAATATCAATTACAG GTCGTTTGAGCCAATTCTTCGCCTCCTTCCCCAGGGCATTTCCCCCGTCAGCCAGCACTGGGCCACCTGGGCCCTGTACAACCTTGTGTCTGTCTACC CGGATAAGTACTGCCCCCTGCTGATCAAAGAAGGTGGGATGCCCCTTCTGAAGGACATGATAAAGATGGCCACGGCGCGGCAGGAAACCAAGGAGATGGCCCG AAAGGTGATCGAGCACTGCAGTAACTTTAAGGAGGAGAACATGGACACGTCCAGATAG
- the ZER1 gene encoding protein zer-1 homolog isoform X2: MASDTPESLMALCTDFCLRNLDGTLGYLLDKESLRLHPDIFLPSEICDRLVNEYVELVNAACNFEPHESFFSLFSDPRSTRLTRIHLREDLVQDQDLEAIRKQDLVELYLTNCEKLSAKSLQTLRSFSHTLVSLSLFGCANIFYEEENPGGCEDECLVNPTCQVLVKDFTFEGFSRLRFLNLGRMIDGVPVESLLRPLSALAALDLSGIQTSDAAFLTQWKDSLVSLVLYNMDLSDDHIRVIVQLHKLRHLDISRDRLSSYYKFKLTRKVLSLFVQKLGNLMSLDISGHMILENCSISKMDEEAGQTSTEPSKSSIMPFRALKRPLQFLGLFETSLCRLTHIPAYKVSGDKNEEQVLNAIEAYTEHRPEITSRAINLLFDIARIERCNQLLRALKLVITALKCHKYDKNIQVTGSAALFYLTNSEYRSEQSVKLRRQVIQVVLNGMESYQEVQRNCCLTLCNFSIPEELEFQYRRVNELLLSILNPTRQDESIQRIAVHLCNALVCQVDNDHKEAVGKMGFVVTMLKLIQKKLLDKICDQVMEFSWSALWNITDETPDNCEMFLNFNGMRLFLDCLKEFPEKQELHRNMLGLLGNVAEVRELRPQLMTSQFISVFSNLLESKADGIEVSYNACGVLSHIMFDGPEAWGICEPQREEVEERMWAAIQSWDINSRRNINYRSFEPILRLLPQGISPVSQHWATWALYNLVSVYPDKYCPLLIKEGGMPLLKDMIKMATARQETKEMARKVIEHCSNFKEENMDTSR, from the exons ATGGCGTCGGACACTCCCGAGTCCCTGATGGCCCTCTGCACCGACTTCTGCCTGCGCAACCTGGATGGCACCCTGGGCTACCTGCTGGACAAGGAGTCTCTGAGGCTCCATCCAGACATCTTCCTGCCCAGCGAGATCTGTGACCGGCTCGTCAATGA GTACGTGGAGCTGGTCAACGCTGCCTGCAACTTTGAGCCACACGAGAGCTTCTTCAGCCTCTTCTCAGATCCCCGTAGCACCCGCCTCACCCGCATCCACCTCCGCGAGGACCTGGTGCAAGACCAGGACCTGGAAGCCATTCGCAAGCAG GACCTGGTGGAGCTGTACCTGACCAACTGCGAGAAGCTGTCGGCCAAGAGCCTGCAGACACTGCGGAGCTTTAGCCACACCCTGGTGTCCCTGAGCCTCTTCGGCTGCGCCAACATCTTCTACGAGGAGGAGAACCCGGGGGGCTGCGAGGACGAGTGCCTCGTCAACCCCACCTGCCAGGTGCTGGTCAAGGACTTCACCTTCGAGGGCTTTAGCCGCCTTCGCTTCCTCAACTTGGGCCGCATGATTGACGGGGTCCCCGTGGAGTCCCTGCTGCGGCCGCTCAGTGCGCTGGCTGCCTTGGACCTCTCAGGCATTCAGACCAGCGACGCGGCCTTCCTGACCCAGTGGAAAGACAGCCTGGTGTCCCTTGTGCTCTACAACATGGACCTGTCGGACGACCACATTCGTGTCATCGTCCAGCTGCATAAGCTGCG ACACTTGGACATCTCCCGAGACCGCCTCTCCAGCTACTACAAGTTCAAGCTGACTCGCAAGGTGCTGAGCCTCTTTGTGCAGAAGCTGGGGAACCTCATGTCCCTGGACATCTCTGGACACATGATCCTGGAGAACTGCAGCATCTCCAAGATGGATGAGGAAGCAGGGCAGACCAG CACCGAGCCTTCCAAGAGCAGCATCATGCCTTTCCGGGCTCTGAAGAGGCCGCTGCAGTTCCTCGGGCTCTTCGAGACCTCCCTGTGCCGCCTCACGCACATTCCGGCCTacaag GTGAGTGGTGACAAGAACGAGGAGCAGGTGCTGAACGCCATCGAGGCCTACACGGAGCACAGGCCCGAGATCACCTCCCGGGCCATCAACTTGCTCTTTGACATCGCGCGCATCGAGCGTTGCAACCAGCTCCTGCGGGCTCTGAAG ctggtcatcacagccctCAAGTGCCACAAGTATGACAAGAACATTCAAGTGACAGGCAGCGCCGCCCTCTTCTACCTGACGAATTCCGAGTACCGCTCCGAGCAGAGTGTCAAGCTGCGCCGCCAGGTCATCCAGGTGGTGCTCAATGGCATGGAATCCTACCAGGAG GTCCAGCGGAACTGCTGCCTGACCCTCTGCAACTTCAGCATCCCCGAGGAGCTGGAGTTCCAGTACCGCCGGGTCAACGAGCTCCTGCTCAGCATCCTCAACCCCACTCGGCAGGACGAGTCGATCCAGCGCATCGCCGTGCACCTGTGCAACGCCCTGGTCTGCCAGGTGGACAATGACCACAAGGAGGCCGTGGGCAAGATGGGCTTCGTTGTG ACCATGCTGAAGCTCATCCAGAAGAAGCTGCTAGACAAGATA TGTGACCAGGTCATGGAGTTCTCCTGGAGCGCTCTCTGGAACATCACGGACGAGACGCCCGACAACTGCGAGATGTTCCTCAACTTCAACGGCATGAGGCTCTTCCTGGACTGCCTGAAG GAATTCCCCGAGAAGCAGGAACTACATCGGAACATGCTGGGACTCTTGGGAAATGTGGCGGAGGTGAGGGAGCTGCGGCCCCAGCTAATGACTTCCCAGTTCATCAGTGTCTTCAG CAATCTGCTGGAGAGCAAGGCCGATGGGATTGAGGTTTCCTACAATGCCTGCGGCGTCCTGTCCCACATCATGTTTGATGGGCCCGAGGCCTGGGGCATCTGCGAACCCCagcgggaggaggtggaggagcgCATGTGGGCAGCCATCCAGAGCTGGGACATCAACTCCCGGAGAAATATCAATTACAG GTCGTTTGAGCCAATTCTTCGCCTCCTTCCCCAGGGCATTTCCCCCGTCAGCCAGCACTGGGCCACCTGGGCCCTGTACAACCTTGTGTCTGTCTACC CGGATAAGTACTGCCCCCTGCTGATCAAAGAAGGTGGGATGCCCCTTCTGAAGGACATGATAAAGATGGCCACGGCGCGGCAGGAAACCAAGGAGATGGCCCG AAAGGTGATCGAGCACTGCAGTAACTTTAAGGAGGAGAACATGGACACGTCCAGATAG